The stretch of DNA CTCCGGGGCATGTTGCTTTACTGCGTGCGGCCTCAGGGCTTCTGGACGAGCGGCGAGGCCAGACCGAACTTTCAATAGGATTGGCTTTGATGGCAGGGATAAATCCTTCAATGGTGGTATGCGAGATGCTGGATGGGAACTCTGGAAAGGCGCTGTCAAAGAAGGACGCAATAAAATACTCCATACGGCACAGGCTGCCTTTCGTTGAAGGGAAGGATGTTCTTGAGGCGTCTAATTGTATCTTATTATAGAAGAATAAGACTTCCAGTAATGGCATGGAACACACTTATCCCCACTCTGCTTTTAAAGGTTACTTGCTCAGTTCTTTCAAACGCTTGATGTTTGCCATCATAGCAGCTGACTCTTTTTTCTTCTGGGTCTCAAGATATTCGATTATCGAATCGATATTGATCTTGAGCTGATAAATCTTGTAAGGCCTGCCTTTCCCGGGTTTTTTCTCTTCCCTTTCTGCTATCCAATCAAGTTCTTCCAGCTCGCGCATAGCAATGCTGACTTCCGGCTGTCTTAAATCCGAGCCCATTTCAAGGTCCCGGGATGTAACTTCTTTAACGTTTTTTAAATAAGTGAGTACTTTTGCGACATTTCTCTTTAAACCGAGGTCAATCAGAGTATCAGCAAATTCTTCATCAGA from Candidatus Methanoperedens sp. encodes:
- a CDS encoding transcriptional regulator protein; the protein is MKSLSVNVLDKSDEEFADTLIDLGLKRNVAKVLTYLKNVKEVTSRDLEMGSDLRQPEVSIAMRELEELDWIAEREEKKPGKGRPYKIYQLKINIDSIIEYLETQKKKESAAMMANIKRLKELSK